The Geothrix sp. genome window below encodes:
- the lnt gene encoding apolipoprotein N-acyltransferase: MLKVPPLLRPLSALILSGVFVLAFRFPGALGGGLEPIMALLFPLLLLDGLYKGRHAAWTWLTLLAGLLLLYVWVPQTLASKGGLPFGLALLGTVLLSLWEATGLWLVAVGSRAAFRRLGPGAATCSAALLLLGWETWGFHVYPWTWGAAFGSLPWTARGAAFLGASGLSALAWGAGAWAAATLTGGGSLRRAMAGPGLVLAFFALAGGVWYLLPRDPARTVDVAMIQPNFPPGQRWLGMEAEMWRRSDALLKAQGWPRAGRPTLLLWPESAILGRDDRRPDPRLEREAASRGVAWLFGTEGGPYNLVRGEAPGRPPFIFAKTEPMAFGERTPGPEAFRRWLDPRLGFISQEAGRLTKDCVFEVPSAQGDLRVHPLICSEALMPERARRGLALGRADLLSNHTNDGWFDRSIATDLHAAQIRLRAPELGVPLLRATLSGKSGLFREDGRFELWGEPLSQGAYARELQWRPVRTPARSPWLVPVLMAGLALGTLLLGWKAQPRKA; the protein is encoded by the coding sequence GTGCTGAAGGTCCCCCCCCTGCTCCGCCCCCTCAGCGCCCTCATCCTCTCCGGGGTCTTCGTGCTGGCCTTCCGGTTCCCGGGCGCCCTCGGCGGCGGGCTGGAACCGATCATGGCCCTGCTCTTTCCCCTGCTGCTGCTGGACGGACTGTACAAGGGGCGCCACGCGGCCTGGACCTGGCTGACCCTGCTGGCCGGCCTCCTCCTCCTTTATGTGTGGGTACCCCAGACCCTCGCCAGCAAGGGGGGGCTGCCCTTCGGGCTGGCCCTGCTGGGCACCGTGTTGCTGAGCCTGTGGGAAGCCACGGGGCTCTGGCTGGTGGCCGTGGGTTCCCGTGCGGCGTTCCGGCGCCTCGGTCCCGGGGCCGCCACCTGCTCCGCGGCCCTCCTCCTCCTGGGCTGGGAGACCTGGGGATTCCATGTCTATCCCTGGACCTGGGGGGCGGCCTTCGGCTCCCTGCCCTGGACTGCGCGCGGCGCGGCCTTCCTGGGCGCTTCGGGCCTGTCCGCCCTGGCCTGGGGGGCGGGAGCCTGGGCGGCGGCCACCCTGACTGGAGGCGGCTCGCTCCGCCGGGCCATGGCCGGCCCGGGGCTGGTCCTCGCCTTCTTCGCCCTGGCGGGCGGCGTCTGGTACCTGCTTCCCCGGGACCCGGCGCGGACCGTGGATGTGGCCATGATCCAGCCCAACTTCCCGCCCGGGCAGCGCTGGCTGGGAATGGAAGCCGAGATGTGGCGGCGCAGCGATGCCCTTCTGAAGGCCCAGGGCTGGCCCCGGGCCGGCCGCCCCACGCTGCTGCTCTGGCCCGAAAGCGCCATCCTGGGCCGGGACGACCGCCGCCCGGATCCGCGGCTGGAACGGGAAGCGGCCTCCCGCGGCGTGGCCTGGCTCTTCGGCACGGAGGGCGGGCCCTACAACCTGGTGCGGGGCGAGGCGCCGGGTCGCCCCCCCTTCATTTTCGCCAAGACCGAGCCCATGGCCTTCGGGGAGCGGACGCCGGGGCCCGAGGCCTTCCGGCGCTGGCTGGACCCCCGGCTGGGCTTCATCTCCCAGGAGGCCGGCCGCCTGACGAAGGATTGCGTCTTCGAAGTGCCCTCCGCCCAAGGCGATCTGCGCGTCCACCCCCTCATCTGCAGCGAGGCCCTGATGCCCGAGCGGGCCCGCCGCGGGCTGGCCCTGGGCCGGGCCGACCTGCTGAGCAACCACACCAATGACGGCTGGTTCGACCGCAGCATCGCCACGGACCTGCACGCGGCCCAGATCCGCCTGCGGGCCCCCGAGCTGGGCGTGCCCCTGCTGCGGGCCACCCTCTCTGGCAAGTCGGGACTCTTCCGCGAGGATGGCCGCTTCGAGCTGTGGGGTGAGCCCCTCAGCCAGGGCGCCTATGCGAGGGAGCTCCAGTG